The Alistipes finegoldii DSM 17242 DNA segment ATCTTTCAGGAAGTAAGAGGTGTTGCGGAAAGTAAAGTTGTAGCGATCGTATTCGTTGTTGGGAATGATGCCGTCGGAATTGACCGATGCGGCGGAAAAATAGGTCTGGTTCTTGTCCGTACCGCCGGAAACGGTCACGGCGTTGGTGTACACGTGTCCCGTTTCGAAGAAGTCGGCGGGCGTATAGCCGTAGCGGGCCGCGGGCAGGAGCTTCTGGCCCCAGCTGTAAATGCCCGAACCGCTCCTCACGCCGTTCGAACCCGTGCCGTAACGGTTCTGAAACTCCGGCTGCACGAAAGGATCGAGGAATTCGGTATTGCTCGAAAGCGTCACTTTGAGCGCGCCGGCCTTGCCCTTTTTCGTCGTGATCATGATGGCGCCGTTGGCGGCGTTCGAACCGTAAAGGGCCGCAGCGGCGGCACCCGTGAGCACCGACATCGACTCGATATCCTCCGGGTTGATGTCCGCGATGGATTCCGAGGCGCCGCGCGAATCGAACTCCGTACCTCCGCCTCCGCCGAAGTTATACATCGGGATTCCGTCGATGACATAGAGCGCATTGGACGACTGGCTGATGGACTTGTTGCCGCGGAGAATCACCTTCGACGCGCCGCCGACGCCCGAAGAGGAGGCGTTGATCGTAACGCCCGCGACCTTGCCCGTCAGCGAATTGATGAAGTTGGCGTCCTTGACCGTGGTGATGTCCTCGGCCTTGACCTGCTGGACGTTATAACTCAGGGCCTTCTCCTGACGCTTGATGCCGAGGGCGGTGACAACGACGCCCTCGATTTCGGAAGCCGCTTCGTGAAGCGTGACGTCGAAGGAAGTCCGGTTGCCGACGGAAACCATGACGGGTTCGTACCCCAGAAAATTAACCTCCAGCTGGGCCGTAGCCGCGGGGGGGGGTACCTGAAGCGAGAAAGTTCCGTCCATGTCCGTACTCGTGCCGACGGTCGTGCCTTTGACCACGACGGACGCCCCGATGACGGGAACGCCGTTGACGTCGCTGACCTTTCCCGTCACGGCGACGGGTTTTTCCGCGGCTTTCTCGGCAAGAATGATGTACGTGCCGTCGATCTTATACGTAATATCCGTATTTTTGAGCACGTAGTCCAATACTTCCTGAATCGTTTTCTGCGTCAGATTGACTGAGAGCTTTTTACCGGTGTCGACACCTTTGTTGATAAAAAGATAGCGAGTTTGTTTTTCAATCTCTTTCATAACCTGCGACATGGGCACGTCGGACAGATTCAGGGTTATGCGCGCATTCTGTGCCTGAGCGGTTAAGACACTCGCGCTCAGAGAGATTGCCAATACGAACCCAAACAGTCTTCGAAAGGTTTTGAAGAATACTGTTTTATTCATACTTTTGTAAAGTTTAAGATAATAGGTTAATGGGTGCAAGAATCATTTAATCTGTTATCTTCGCCTGCGGAGGTCCAGTCCGCAGGCTTTTTTTATCGGTCAAATGATTCGGATCGTCAAGTCGTCAGTTGTTTTTCATGCGCATATCTTACCGGGGTTTTAGGTTAAACAATAACAGGCGGAGGATCAGCGGATCGTCACCACATTGGTCTCCTCATCCTTCTCGAAGGAAAAATCGGCGGCGTACTGCAAGATGTGGAGGGCATTCTCGATGCCGTCGTTCACACGAATCTTACCGCTGATTTTTCCGATGTCGGGAATCGAATTCCGCGCGATGACGATCTTGACGTCGAACACCTGCTCGAACTTGGCCATCAGTTCATCGAACGGAAGTCCGCTGATGCGCACCAGACCTTCGGTCCAGCAGAGCGCCTCCGGATCCCTGATCGTCTCGACGAACAGACGGCCGTTCGAAAGATTCACAATATCATCGGGTTTCATAACGATCTCCTGCCTGCGCGGATCGAGCAGGTTGGTAACTTTGATCCGGCCCTGCAGCAATGCCGCCGAAAACCGGTCGTAGGTCTCGTCCGCTATTACGTTGAATTTCGTTCCGAGCACGTTGATCTTGGTCGCAAAGGTCTCGACCTCGAAGGGGCATTCGGCGTCGTGACGCACGTCGAACAGCGCCTCGCCCGAAAGTTTCACGCTGCGGAGATTCTTTTTGAATACGACCGGATATTCGATCCGGGCGCCCGAATTCAGCCAGACGCGGGAACCGTCGGGCAGGGTGATTTCGATGCGCTGGCCGTTGGGAACGTGCACCGCAGTCAGCCGGTCGGAAATGGCTTCGTACGTACGCTGGTGGGCGACATACCCGCCCGCAAAGACGAGCAGCAGCACGGCGGCCGCACGCATGGCAAAGATCCACACCTTGCGCCACGGAATGACTATTCCGCGCGGCCGGAGCGCTCCGCCCCTCGCGTCGTTTCCGTACAACTCCATCCCCTCGAATACGAAGCGGACGATGTCCAGTTCCTTCTGGTTGGCAACCGGATCGGCTTCCAGCCACTCCGCGACCTGCAAGTCCTCCTGCGGCGTGGTATCGCCTTTAAGATACCTGTATAAAATTTCCTGATTCACGTTATTTTCTGTTTCCGTCTCTATAGTATAAAACAGTCGGGCGCGACGACTTTACAGGCATTTTTGCGATTTTTCAACAAATAAATTTATTTATTAAATTCGGTAAAATATTTATTAAATCATATCACTGAAAATCAACCGGATAGCCACAACGAACAAATCCCGTCCGCTGACTCTCCGGAAAGAAATTATTCCGGACACATCCGCCGCGGCATTCCGCAAAAAATCCGCACCGGAATCGGCATTCCCGAAAAATTGCCTATATTTGCAGACACAATATCACACGAGTCCGGCTCCGCAGCCGGAGGTCCGGACTCCGGGTTTCATACAGGCTGTAACGAAAAAGGCGCCCCGCCGGCACCTTTCATGATTTATTGCAGGAACTCGAAATGAAACCGACAGACCCGACACCCCCTCCGCGACAAAGTGCATCACTCATCAGACGAATATGACCATCGCGCGATAGTTGCGCTTTTTCCGAAAAATGCTAACTTTGACCTCAACCTACCCGGCATAAAAGATGGATAGACAAACACCCGTACTGACTTCGGACGAATTCGGAAAGTTCTTTTCCGAATACAAAAACCGTTTTGTCAGCATCGCATACGGGTACGTACACGATACGGATATCGCGAAGGATATCGTAACGGACAGTTTCATGTATCTTTGGGAACACCGGGAGCAGGTGAATATGGCCGAAAACATCAAGGGATACATCTACTTTTGCGTGAGGACCCGATGCGCCAACCACATCAAAGAGCAGGAGGTGCTCCGCAGGGCCAAAAACGAGATCACCAAAGACGCCTACTGGAAGCTGCAATCCAGCCTGAACTCCCTGAGCAGCGACGAGCTTTCCAAAAAACTCTTCCAGTCGGAAATCATCGAACTGTTCAGCCGGGAACTCGCCAAAATGCCGGAGCTGACACGGGCCGTCTATCAGGCCAGCCGTCAGGAGGGACTCACCTATCAGCAGATAGCCGAACGATACAACATCTCGACCCGACAGGTGGCATCCGAGATGCAGCGGGCCTATGCGCAGCTCCGCGTTCCCCTGAAAGACTATCTGCCCGTAATCGGACTCCTGTTCGCCATGCTCTCGAAATAGCCGGAGCGCATCCGAATTTCAGGGCAGCCTTCGCCGGGCAGGCAGTCCGGGCGGCGTATTCGGGCAGACTGTCAGGGCGGCGATCCGGACTGCCCGCATGAAAATTCCCCGACGCCACCCCATGAAACGGCAAAAAAAGGAGACCCGACGAGTCTCCCTTTCAATCAGCTGCCGCTGCGACGCGCTCAGATCAGCGTTTCGAGAATCTGCACGGCATTGAGCGCCGCGCCCTTCTTGATCTGGTCGCTGACGCACCAGAACGTCAGGCCGTTTTCGCAGGTCAGGTCGCGGCGGATGCGGCCCACGTAGACGGGGTCCTTGCCCGCGATGAAGAGCGGCATCGGATAGACTTTGTCCGCAGGCTGGTCCATCAGCACGACGCCCTTTGCCTTGGCAAAGGCCTCACGGGCCTCGGCGACCGACACGGGACGCTCCGTTTCGAGCCAGATGCTCTCCGAATGGGCGCGCATCACCGGCACACGCACGCAGGTCGCCGACACGGCGATATCCGAGTGCATGATCTTGCGCGTCTCGTGGAACATCTTCATCTCCTCCTTCGTATAGTCGTTGTCCGTAAAGACGTCGATATGGGGAATCACGTTGTAAGCCAACTGAAAGGCGAATTTATTGACGGTCGGCTCCTTGCCCGCGCCCAGCTCGGCGTACTGCTCCACCAGTTCGTCCATCGCCGCGGCTCCGGCGCCGCTGGCGGACTGGTAGGTCGAGACATGCACGCGGCGGATGTGCGACACCTGCTCGATCGCCTTCAGCGCCACGACCATCTGGATCGTCGTGCAGTTGGGGTTGGCGATAATGCGACGCGGAGCGTTCTTCGCATCTTCGGGATTGACCTCCGGCACCACCAGCGGCACCTCGGCGTCCATGCGGAAGGCGCTCGAATTGTCGATCATGACCGCGCCGTGTCTGGTGATCGTCTCCGCGAATTCGCGCGAAGTTCCGGCTCCGGCCGAAGTGAGGGCGAAATCCACCCCCTTGAAGTCGTCGTTATGCTGCAACAGTTTGACAGTTATATCCTTTCCGCGGAATTTATAGACACGGCCCGCGCTGCGCTGCGAACCGAACAGCAGCAATTCGCCGATCGGCAGGTCGCGCTGCTCCAAAATCCTCAGAAATTCTTGGCCCACAGCACCGCTGGCGCCCACAATCGCAATCTTCATCTCGATAAAGTTAAAAAATGATCATCGTTTCCGCTCGGACGGACCGTACACGGAAGCTTCGGGACAAATATAGCGATTTCGGCGCGAACGACAAAAAAATCGGCCGGCACAGCGGCCGGCCGACTCTGTTCAGTCGAAGAAATTGTCGTCGTCCGCATCCGGGACACGCCCCTCAGGATCGGTCTCCTCGTCGCAGTCGTAGCGCGGCATCATCGCCGGGCGGATAAACTGGTCGTTGCGGCTCAGGCCGAGACGGCCGTCGTCGTAGACCCGTTTCATGAAGTCGCCCACGATCGGCAACGCCATCACGCTGCCCTCGCCGCCCGATACGAAATGCACCGACTGATCCTCGCCGCCGACCCATGCGCCCGCCACGAGTTTCGGGGCCACGCACATGAACCATGCGTCGCGGTTCTTGTTCGAGGTGCCGGTCTTGCCGCCGATCTCCACGCCCGAAAAGCCGTAATCGCGGTTCAGGCGGCCGGCCGTACCCGACGTCACCACGCCCTGCAGCATCGTCAGCATCGTATAGGCCGTGCGCTCGCTGACGGCGTCCTGCGACTGGGGTATGAAGTTGGCGATCACGTTGCCCTGCCGGTCCTCGATGCGCGTCACGAAAATGGCGTCGTTATGCACGCCCTCGTTAGCGAAGGTCGAGAAGGCGCTCACCAGCTCGAAAACGTTCGATTCCGACGAGCCGAGCGCCAGCGCCGGCACGGGGTCGATATAGCTGCGGATACCCATGTTGTGAATGAAGTCGGCGACCGCCGCAGGCTGTTTGGCCTGCTTCATGATCCACGCCGAATAGTTGTTGCGGCTGCGGGCAAGACCCCAGCTCAGGGGGTGCATCACGCCGTCGTACTCGACCTTGCCCGCCTCCTTGGGCGACCACGCCGTGCCGTTGGCCGTCTCGATCGTAACGGGCAGGTTGGGCACCATCGTGCAGGGCGTCAGCCCCAGATGGTCGATGGCGAAGGTGTAGACGAAGGGTTTGATCGTCGAACCGATCTGACGTTTGCCCTGCTTGGCCATGTCGTATTTGAAGTAGCGGAAATTGGGTCCGCCGACGTACGCCTTGACATATCCCGTACGGGGATCGAGCGCCACGAACGACGCCCGCATGATACGCTTGTGGTGCAGGATCGAGTCGCGCGGAGTCATCAGCGTATCGCGTTCGCCCTTGTAGGTGAAGACCTTCATCGAGCAGGGTTTGTCGAACGAAGCGTTGATCTCCTTCTCGCTCGCGCCGGCGTTCCTCATCTCGCGGTAGCGGTCCGAATAGCGGACGGCGTGACGCATGATGCGCTCGCGCTCCGCCTTGTCGGCGTCGATAAAGAGCGTCTTGGTGCGCCGGTACTGGGCGTCCATGCGGGGCTGGATGACCGATTCCATCTGTTTCTGGACGGCCTGCTCGGCATAGGTCTGCATCGTCGAATTGATCGTGGTATAGATCTTCAGGCCGTCGCGGTAGATGTTGTAGGGCGTGCCGTCGGCCTTGCGGTTCTTGCGGCACCAGCCGTAGAGCGGATTCTCCTCGTACTCCTTCACCGCCTGATCGTAGTCCCACTCGTTGTAGAACTGATTGCGTTTGGGACGTTCGGCGTTCATCACAAGACGCAGCATCTCGCGGAAGTAGGTCGCCGTACCTTCGTTGTGCGACACGGGACGGTAATTGAGGACGATGGGAAGCGCGCTGAGCGAATCGCGCTGCTTGCGCGTAATGGCCCCGGCGTCCTCCATGCGCGAAATGACGAGGTTGCGGCGCGCGAGGGCGTTGTCGTAATTCCGCACCGGCGAATAACGCGACGGGGCATTCACCACGCCCACCAGCACGGCGGCCTCCTGCACGTTCAGCTCGTGAGGCTCCTTGTTGAAGAAGGTAAGGGCCGCGGACTTGATGCCGTAGGCGTTGGAGCCGTACTCCACCGTATTGAGGTACATGGCGGCGATCTCCTCCTTGGTATAGTTGTATTCGAGCTTGAGGGCCGTGATCCACTCCTTGAGCTTCGACGTGACGAGCTTGGCGTTGCGGACCAGCCGCCCGCGGTTGCGCACCGTGTCGCGCGGAAAGAGGTTCTTGGCCAGCTGCTGCGTGATGGTCGAGCCGCCGCCCTGCGAGGTGTTCTGCAACAGCACGGTCTTCACTGCCACACGGGCCAGCGAGGGGATGTCGATGCCCGAATGGGTTCTGAAACGGGCGTCCTCGGTGGCGATCAGCGCCGCGACGATCGGCGGCACCTCGTGTCCTCCGAGCCGGATATGGAGCGTCGAATCGTCCGGGAAAAGATCGGCGTACTGAACGTAGGAACGGTTCTGCACGAAGAAGGTGCCGATGACCTTGCCGTCCTCGGAATAGATCTCCGTGGCAAGGTTGCTGCGGGGATTCTCCAGCTCCTCGAACGAAGGCATGCGGCCGAACAGCCCGAAGGCGGTCAGCAGCAGCATGAAGAAGAGCAGAGCGAACGGCGCGAAGGCCAGACACCAGATCCATTTTATCGTTTTCGGACTCACGTCCGTCTTTTTCTTCTTTGGCATAGGACTTAATTTTGCGCTAAAGATACGAAATTTATTGCAATCAGAACGGAAGACCCACGGCGGCGGCCCACCACACGCCGCCGTTTGCGGGATGATAGACCGACAGCTTGAAGGTCGAAGTCGCCGATGCGGGCTGGCGGAACGCATTGATATCGAATACGATGTCGCCGCCCACGGACCAGATACGCCGCCACTTCATCCCTCCGCGGCCCACGTCGCGGAACTGGGCGTAATCGCCGCCGACGTTGAGCCGGATGCGCTTGAAATAGAGCACCGATCCGATGCCCCCTTCGGGATACCACACCGGCAGCTGGTAGTCGGCCGAGACGGCCGTATAGTTGTTCGAAATAATATCCGACGAGGTATATCCGCGCGGAATAAGGCGCGTCGAGCGATAGCTCAGCGGCGCGTATCCCGACGGGAACTTGTAACCGCCGATCGAGGTCTGGTAAGTAGCGGCGACCTTCAGCGAGTTGTGGGCCGCGAATCCGGGCAGGTATGCCTGTCCGTAAAACGAAATCAGGTCGCTGAAATGGGTGTTGGCCGGGTTGAAGGTATAGGCGGTGCTCAGCATATAGCCCCAGCGCGGCGCGAAGTCGCGGTGCGCCATGCGCACCTGATCCGAGTACCCCAGTCCGAACGAGAGCTTGTGCAGTCCCTTGCGGAAACCGATGCGCTGGATATTGGAGATCTGTCCGGCGTTCCATTCGATTTTACCCAGATTGGCTACCATGCCGTTGGAGTAGTTCCAGCCGGAGGTGACGGAGAGCTGGCGCGTGTGATAGCCCCGCTGGAAATAGAGCGGAAGCGTGGCGGAGAGTCCCACGGAGTAGTACTTGTCGGGGCTGGGACGCTGCTGGTACTCGTATTTTCCCGTCTGCTCGTCGTACTGTCCCACCGAATAGAAAACCTGATTGCCGCCGTACGAAGCGTCGAGGTCGAGACGGACGCCCAGCCCGAAATAGCGCACGCCCAGATTGAAAATCGCCCCTTCGTTGCGGTTCCAGCCGTACGAAGCGAAGGCTTCGGTATTCGACAGCAGATTCTGCGAAAGCAGGGTGACGC contains these protein-coding regions:
- a CDS encoding FecR family protein, with translation MNQEILYRYLKGDTTPQEDLQVAEWLEADPVANQKELDIVRFVFEGMELYGNDARGGALRPRGIVIPWRKVWIFAMRAAAVLLLVFAGGYVAHQRTYEAISDRLTAVHVPNGQRIEITLPDGSRVWLNSGARIEYPVVFKKNLRSVKLSGEALFDVRHDAECPFEVETFATKINVLGTKFNVIADETYDRFSAALLQGRIKVTNLLDPRRQEIVMKPDDIVNLSNGRLFVETIRDPEALCWTEGLVRISGLPFDELMAKFEQVFDVKIVIARNSIPDIGKISGKIRVNDGIENALHILQYAADFSFEKDEETNVVTIR
- a CDS encoding RNA polymerase sigma-70 factor, with protein sequence MDRQTPVLTSDEFGKFFSEYKNRFVSIAYGYVHDTDIAKDIVTDSFMYLWEHREQVNMAENIKGYIYFCVRTRCANHIKEQEVLRRAKNEITKDAYWKLQSSLNSLSSDELSKKLFQSEIIELFSRELAKMPELTRAVYQASRQEGLTYQQIAERYNISTRQVASEMQRAYAQLRVPLKDYLPVIGLLFAMLSK
- a CDS encoding aspartate-semialdehyde dehydrogenase, whose product is MKIAIVGASGAVGQEFLRILEQRDLPIGELLLFGSQRSAGRVYKFRGKDITVKLLQHNDDFKGVDFALTSAGAGTSREFAETITRHGAVMIDNSSAFRMDAEVPLVVPEVNPEDAKNAPRRIIANPNCTTIQMVVALKAIEQVSHIRRVHVSTYQSASGAGAAAMDELVEQYAELGAGKEPTVNKFAFQLAYNVIPHIDVFTDNDYTKEEMKMFHETRKIMHSDIAVSATCVRVPVMRAHSESIWLETERPVSVAEAREAFAKAKGVVLMDQPADKVYPMPLFIAGKDPVYVGRIRRDLTCENGLTFWCVSDQIKKGAALNAVQILETLI
- a CDS encoding transglycosylase domain-containing protein; translation: MPKKKKTDVSPKTIKWIWCLAFAPFALLFFMLLLTAFGLFGRMPSFEELENPRSNLATEIYSEDGKVIGTFFVQNRSYVQYADLFPDDSTLHIRLGGHEVPPIVAALIATEDARFRTHSGIDIPSLARVAVKTVLLQNTSQGGGSTITQQLAKNLFPRDTVRNRGRLVRNAKLVTSKLKEWITALKLEYNYTKEEIAAMYLNTVEYGSNAYGIKSAALTFFNKEPHELNVQEAAVLVGVVNAPSRYSPVRNYDNALARRNLVISRMEDAGAITRKQRDSLSALPIVLNYRPVSHNEGTATYFREMLRLVMNAERPKRNQFYNEWDYDQAVKEYEENPLYGWCRKNRKADGTPYNIYRDGLKIYTTINSTMQTYAEQAVQKQMESVIQPRMDAQYRRTKTLFIDADKAERERIMRHAVRYSDRYREMRNAGASEKEINASFDKPCSMKVFTYKGERDTLMTPRDSILHHKRIMRASFVALDPRTGYVKAYVGGPNFRYFKYDMAKQGKRQIGSTIKPFVYTFAIDHLGLTPCTMVPNLPVTIETANGTAWSPKEAGKVEYDGVMHPLSWGLARSRNNYSAWIMKQAKQPAAVADFIHNMGIRSYIDPVPALALGSSESNVFELVSAFSTFANEGVHNDAIFVTRIEDRQGNVIANFIPQSQDAVSERTAYTMLTMLQGVVTSGTAGRLNRDYGFSGVEIGGKTGTSNKNRDAWFMCVAPKLVAGAWVGGEDQSVHFVSGGEGSVMALPIVGDFMKRVYDDGRLGLSRNDQFIRPAMMPRYDCDEETDPEGRVPDADDDNFFD